From the Asterias amurensis chromosome 1, ASM3211899v1 genome, the window TGACTGGCAATGGTTGCCCAGATCATTGTCAGTGGTTGCTCTGTTGTATGGCAATTGTGGCCTAGATAGTGGTAATGGTTGCCAAGAGGACGAGCTATAGTTGCCCAGTTGAATTAAATCTCAACCTTGATTTCATTTTCCTCTTTTTAGAAATGCGTGCCATTCTTGGATGAATACACAAAGGTGTCGGAGACCTGCAAGTGCCTGCCCTATCATCCATCAACCATCTACACAGGTATGTAAAATCTCATTTCGGATTGGTTCATTTGCCCAGATTGATCATTGGCAATGGTTGCCCTGTATACGGCAATGGTTGCTCAATCAGTTAATTAGATGCATGGCAATGATTGCCAAGATAAATGGCCATGGTTGCCAAGATCAGTTGCAATGGTTGCCATGATAACTAGCAATTGCTACCTAGATGTATGGCATTGGTTGCCCAGCTAGATGACTAGCAATTGTTGCCTAGATGGTAGTGGTTGCCCAGATGATTGACATATGGTTGCCCAGACGAATTACAGTGATTGCCAAGATTTATGGCAATGGTTGCCCTGATGAATGACATTGGTTGCCCAGATGAATTACAGTGATTGCCCAGGTGAGAGGTGCCATGCATTGGTTGTCCATGACAATGGTTGCCTACTTGGATGCCCTTTGTTGCCCAGATGCATGGCATTGTTGTCCAGACTACAATGGTGTCCCAGGTGTACGGCAATGATTGCCCAGATAAATGGCCATGGTTGGCAAGATCAATTCTAACGGTTGCCCTAATAACTAGCAATTGCTACCTAGATGTATGGCAATGGTTGCCCAGCTAGATGACTAGCAATTGTTGCCTAGATGGTAGTGGTTGCCCAGATGATTGACATATGGTTGCCCAGACGAATTACAGTGATTGCCAAGGTGACATGCAATGGTTGCCCGGATGTATGGCAATGGTTGTACTTGGTACATGGCAATGGTAATGGTTTCCCAGATGACTGGCATTGGTTGCCCATATCATTGGCAATAGTTGTCTAGTTGTGTGCCCTTGGTTGCCCAGTTGCATGCGATTGTTGCCCAGATTGCACTGGCTGCCTAGATGAATTGCAATATGGTTGCCCAGATGACTAGCATTTGTTGAAAATGATTTTCATTTCTCCTCTCTCTAGAAATGTGTGCCATTCTCGAATGAATGCTCATCCAAAGTGTTTGTGTCTGAGACCTACAAGTGCTTACCATCTACACGCTGTCTTCCCATCCTGcacttgtctagatgtttgagggTTACAATAGAGGTATTTAACATCCCGGTGGTTACACTAACATGAAAAAAGTGGGCTGTGTTTGCAGCACTTTTACAGACGGCACCCCTATACGCCACATGCCACAACATTTTGGGGACTTCATGCTGGCATCAGCCTAACCCAAATGAATGGTTTTCCCTACAGATTGATAACAgacttaaaaaatataaacaagtttTGATTAACAATACccctttttaaaactatttaacTCATTaattaaagacgctggacactattgctagttgtcaaagaccagtcttctcacttggtgtatctcatgaattaacaaacctgtgaaaatttgagcttaattggttatcgaagtaaCGAGATagcaatgaaaggaaaaaaaccttgtcacactaagttgtaaGCTaaaagatgcttgatttaagatgcttgatctcgaaaattctttctcaaaaactaagttaattcacagggagctgtttctcacaatgttttatactatcaacagctctcaactgcttgttaccaagtaaggttttaagctaataattattttgagtaattaccaatagtgtccgttaCCTTTAATAAGGTTTTACAGATGTAGGATATGTGTATAGAAGAGCAGTTAATGTGATGTCAcgggtcacatcgtctatagccaGTAACTGTCACTGCGCCTCGAACACCCAGCaggggtggatatgtgcgcattacaagtcttatacttattattattattattatcattactattattattattatttactattactattataactattattattattactattattattattattgttattattattattgtaattattataAGTTTTTTGAGTTTGAGAAGTGCAGTGCATAATGGAACCATCaaatagcttaaaggcactggacacatttattatctcacttggtgtatcccaaaatatcaAATatgttgggctcaattggtcatcgaagttttcaagagaataataaaagccttcagacctgaagtcttttattatttgagtgatatTACCtcctaaaaaactacgttacttcagagagagccgttatACCATAAACATCTCTCCAGTGCTCATGGCCAAGAAAGTTTTAATGGTAGCAATTATTATAAGTAACTACCaagtgtccattggctttacATCTGTACATCTTACACATCAATGAATCATGGTTTACTCATGTCagtatttaaaataattgttttagttaaaataataactcgcattttgtaaaacaatgcccttcaaaagttttggCTCTGTGGTTCTAGTAAACCCTTGACGTTGAACTAATTTAAAGAAGAAAGTCAtccttttgtgtttttattgggaattttaataattttgtttaaatattataaTTGTTCATCAAAAACATGAGAAAGTTCTCTTACTGTTGACATAAAAGTCTCACAAACTCATCCCTAGGTCATTGTTGACCTTTTGTTGTCAAACATTTATCGTGTAAAGAAAGTAGTTATGTTTCGGGCAAGTTTAGTTTAATTAATCAAAGTAAACGTGGTGTATACAGAATGTTTAGTAAGTCTGACAATTTTTGTTAAAGCCTTTTAATGGGAACatttaatagaccgatccattaagctccaccccattgcgtattgaccaatcacgaCAAAACGAAGGTCCGAAAATCAAGTCCGTCATGGGTGCGCTTATGCTTTGCAATTGCGCgcgtggcagagttgtgcagaaaggcattggagaggctgaCGTGTTCTTGCTCCCACGTGCGTTGTGGGAGGAGCcaaatggatcggtctattagaTGACAACTGTACTAATTGAGATTACTTTTCTCAAttccttaaaacaaaagtaCCAGAAAAGTAAAACCATGCAGACAGAAACCAACCTTCCAAAAACTACGTGAAATCAGCATAAATTATTGCACAAAATTAGTTGTAACAGCTTAGcagtgttgtttatttattgataaatgAGATAACTCACAAATAATGTAACAAACGTATTGTGTCCAATAGATAAAGTATCACTTTTCACAAGATTCTGTTTTTCAAGCGAGTTACTTTACAAAGTACAGTAATTTAGCTAATGGTTTTATATTAACCTTAAAATTGTATTGTTTATAGTATATTATTTGGAGTTGTCAAATAAAATACCTATTTAAATGAAGCAAAACATCTATTTATTCTCTTATTTTGTTGTGATATACTTGTACTTATGTTTATTGTTGAATTAATTATGGAAGACATAGAGCCTAATTAAAGTATCCCAAAGTACAATACCTTTAAAAACTTAAACCACTCCTTATACCATCAttacatttaaataaaacaagttcctttaatataaaatGAGCCCCTTTAATCTTTAAAAACCTAACTACCATTTATACCATGGttacaattaaataaaacaagttcctttaatataaaatGAGCCCCTTTAATCCAGAAAGTACCACACCTTAAAAACCCCAAATACCACTTAAACCAtcatttcaattaaataaaacaaattccttTAATATAAAATGAACCATTTTACTCCAGAAAGTACCACACCTTTAAAACCCTAACTACCACTTATACCATTGttacaattaaataaaacaagtcCCTTTAATATAAAATGAACCCCTTTAATCCAAAAAGTACCACACCTTTAAAAACTTAAACCACTCCTTATACCATCATTacaattaaaagaaacaaattccCTAACACTtaaataatacatgtacacctttAAACCAATATTGCAAGATATTTATTACTTGTTGTTATATCCCTTTAATGCAATTCAAACTGTTCCGTTAAAACAATACCACACTACAGTGAAGTCCCAAGAACCTATATCCCCCATAAACAATACTTAAATCTACCCAGCATCTCCCCTTGAGACCACACCCAATCCCAATGATGTATATCTCCATACAGTCATTCCCCATCAATGGTCCTGCTCATCAGCACACTCAGCAACCTCCAAGTCCCTAGTCCCAACCCTAACCCATCAACCAAGCCCTTATCCCAACCAGCCCATCCCactctcctaccatcaccccaagtcctcatcccaaacagtccagccaattactcctacaccatcacccaagccctcatcccaaacagtccagccaattactcctacaccatcacccaagtcctcatcccaaacagtccagccaattactcctacaccatcacccaagtcctcatcccaaacagtccagccaattactcctacaccatcacccaagccctcatcccaaacagtccagccaattactcctacaccatcacccaagccctcatcccaaacagtccagccaattactcctacaccatcacccccaagtcctcatcccaaacagtccagccaattactcctacaccatcacccaagtcctcatcccaaacagtccagccaattactcctacaccatcacccaagtcctcatcccaaagaGTCCAGCCCATCATCACTCCTACCATTACcctaagccctcatcccaaacagtccacCCCACTCTTCTAacatcaccccaagtcctcatcccaaacagtccaccccactctcctaccatcaccccaagtcctcatcccaaacagtccagccaaatactcctaccatcaccccaagccctcatcccaaagaGTCAAGCCCATcatcactcctaccatcacccaagccctcatcccaaccaaCCGAGCCCACTGGCTGCAGCAACCTCCCAGACCCTTACCCTAGCCCACCGAGGAACCTCCTTGGCCCCTCAGCACTTAGAAATTTTACTCCTCCAGCCAAGCTCCAAGGCCCTTGTAGGCCCTTGGTCAGCCTTCAGATCAGCTAGAAATCCAAGGGTTGAGCCAGGGAAAATAAATTCTCAAATATTTTCTAAGTCAGCCATTTTTAACttcatcactccaaaaaccGTTAGATTTTTATAACAGCTCAGTAGCACAGCAGTGAGAGAGAGTGCTTACAGAGCggaaggtccccggttcaagccctGCACATTTTTGTTAGAATTGTAAAAAATTCTTTATTTAATGGTAAAAAAGGTCCCCgaagggatttgaacccaccctgCTCACAGCTCCAGGATTCCTGGGGCTGTGAGCTAGCCCGCTGCGCTACGGCGGCTCTTGAAAAAATTTGCTcggaactaatatttaaaccttagaatggaaaggtcaaattaaaaaaaaggagatgaaccctatgacctttgaccttagcAAGAGTCACAAGAACAAAAATAGAATAAAGACATGTCAGTTGGTGTGCGTTAAATAAAGGTTTATTtccagaacaaaaataaacaatgcaaATATTAACGAGTAAAGCTAAATGCCATTAATactaaatacatgtaccatttAAATAGTTTAACATAAGAAAGTTACCAAGTTAAATTTAAAAACCTATTTAACTTAAAtttaggtgttttttgtttaagtatAAATATTAGTGTAATTTTTACCAAACGGGTGCTTTAAGCATCGAATTTGAGTGCGtaagatttatctcattttgAATACCAAATTGCTTAAGCATAAGttacttgtttttctttataaGAACTCAAATATAGGTCGTTAAGACTAAATACATGTCACATTTTAAGAAGTTTAACATTAGAAAGTTACAAAGTAAATTTAACTAAAATTTAAGTCCTTTTTTTGAAGTATAACTAAATTAGTAAGCAAAGAATTATAGATTTATCTTAACTTTAACATAAGTTACTTATTTTTCTTCATTCAGACCAAAATAAGATTAAAGTTGTcgcaaaataaaaacttttaagTAACTTCTAATAAAAGTTATTATAACATATCAAAGTTTActtaaattttaacaaaaattcacCATTGTCACAATTAAAGTATTAAACAGTAAGTATCTAAAGCGAGGCTGCCATATTACACGGTTTATTAGACGCATCGATCGTGTACAAGTTGTGAATTAACATTCAATTTCTGCAGCGCCTGTTTATACGAACGACACCGACGACGTTATTCGATAATTTATAAACTTGTGACTTGACATTTTATTAACATCACCTCCTACACATGCCTTATTAAGAGAACATTTCTTAAAGTACAatatatacaaatttgttttacagtATCAAAGATAACTCAAACTTTATATTTAAAGTCAAACGTAGGATCGCTGTCCTTTAAACGCACTGATTAAATATTCACAGAAAAtcatgtgtttgttttcttaacaCAGTTCTTGTATTACCATCACCTCCTACACATGCCTCATTAAGAAAACACTTCTTAAAGTACGATACAATAAAAGTTGTTTTACATTATCAAAGATAACtcaaactttatttttaaagtcaAACAGGACTGTTCACTGTCCTTTATACACACTGATTAAATATTCACAGAAAATCATGCGTTTGTTTTCTTAACACAGTTCTTGTATTACAAGATTACTTTCTAGAAACCAGGCTGTCTTTTCGCACGGCTTAATCAATCGATGCATCGACCCGTACAAACGTGTAATCGTATTAATCGTATAAACATATTTTCCTTTAAACACACTGATTAAATATTCACAGAAAATCAAGTCTTTATTTTATTAGCACGATTCTTGTATTACAATATACCTTTCTAGAAACAAGGCTGTTTTTCCGCACGGCTTAATCGATCCTAGCATCGACCCGTATAAACGTGTAATCGTATAAACATATTGTACTTTTCAACACACTGATTAAATATTCACAGAAAATCGTGTCTTATTTTCTTAACACAGTTATAGTACTACAAGATTACTTTCTAGAAACCAGGCTACCTTTTTCGCACGGCTTAATCAATCGATGCATTGCCCCATATAAACGTTTCTCCGATCTCTGCAGCGCGAattcataaacaaatattttctttgTCATTGTTACTCATAATTTGTGCACTTGTAGTGCCTAGTACATGTTTGTGCAacccttttattttgtttttattacacttAATGAATTGTTATTACTGAAGTAATACAACATTTAACAGTTAACATTTTTAAGCATATAACGCATCATAGAACATGTTAGGTTTCTTTTTCATTCAAATAACATAactattattttattcaaaaccTAATTTAATTATGAAAAGTTAGTAGAAGACAATACAGAACCTTCATCAATAACATGTAGTGTCAAATTTAGAactattaaacaaaattcttaatgacTATAAAtgataaattgtaattttcttttactcattaaaaaaacaacatgttCCTTTGTCATGTGGTTACCTGTAAGTATATTTATTTGAATCAtggaatttatttcatttatttttgtgtttgtagTGGTTAGTTTAACATGTTACTTTGTCATGTGGTTACTTGTTAGTATATTTATTTGAATCAtggaatttatttcatttatttttgtgtatgttAGTGGTTAGATTAACGTAACAAAATTCAATCGATACGTACAAACGAATTTCCGATCTCCGAGCGCTCATTCGTAAAcaacatttccattgttgacaTCCAATTAACAGCACCCCCTACACATGCCTCATTAATGAAACATTTCTTAAAGTACCATacaataaaagtttttttttataatatcaaagatTACTTAAATTTTATTTCTCAAGTCAAACATCAGATCATTTGCTGTCACTTAAATTCACTGATTAAATATTCACAGAAAATAATGtctttatttttgtaacacagTTCTTTTGTTACAAGATACCTTCCAGAAACAAGGCTGTTTTCCGCACGGCTTAATTAATCAATTCATCGACACGTATAAATGTACGTCCGATCTCGGTAACGCCATTCATACAAAACGTAACCCTTtcagtttcattttatttttataacactCAATCGATTGTTATTACTGAAGTAATAAAACATATAATAGTTAACATTTTTAAGCATATAACGCATCATAGTATA encodes:
- the LOC139943030 gene encoding uncharacterized protein, translating into MNTHSNGVRDLQVPTIYPVIYVASTQHRNACHSWMNTQRCRRPASACPIIHQPSTQKCVPFSNECSSKVFVSETYKCLPSTRCLPILHLSRCLRVTIEVFNIPVVTLT